DNA sequence from the Nitrospirota bacterium genome:
AAATAGGCCGCGCAAACGCGCTGTGGAACTTAATTTTATTTTTCGCGCCGCATGAAAGACAAGGAATAATTGCATACCCGTTTCCCTCAACATGAGATATTACCAACAAGGCCCCCCGATGACGAATTGCCTCTGTAGAGCATCGGGCGAGAAAACCGGCAGCGTAACAAAACAGGGCAGATCGGGTGCTGCAAAGGCACTTCCTGATCTGCCCTGTTTCTTTTCCCCTTCTTTTGATCGTTTTCTTCTTGAGCACCTGAAGAAGAACCCCTCCCCCTTTGTCAGAAGCTTCTGGCTGTTTATATTGTGCCAGAGTACTCTGCGTATCCTTACTTCTATCAGGAGGGGAGTTCACTGCTGCTTTTCTCTTTTCGCAAAAATTAACTTGACAATGAAGACGGAAGCTGATTTAATAACCGTTATTATTTCTCTCGTTTTTTAAAGCGAGAGCCCTTATCGCCTCTGCTGCCTCTCCTGATAGATACCGGGCAACACCGGGTGCTATACATGCTGTACGGTTGAATTCTGCTGTGGAGTCTTGAGCTTGCCGGAAAGCAGGCGATCATTACTTCGGAGGCGCGGTGCGTGGCTGTTGCATCGAACAGGAGCAATGAACAAAATCCCGTATTCGGCAGTGCTGCCGAATACGGGATTTTTTTAATCAGATACCGATGCTGAGAGCGGCTAAGAATACATAGCATGTATTACGTATAGTGCTCATGTCCGGGGGGGAACGTGAAAGTAAAAGATATCTTATGCGTCCTGCTGTATCCTAGCGGTGCTCTTCTTTTCATTCTGTCCTTACTCTCTCTTCCTGCCGTCGCTTCGGAAGTTGATCTTGAGCGCGATCTCCAGAGCATTCTTGAAGTAAGCAGGAGCAGTGCGGTTAAGGCGCTCGAAGCAGTTCAGTCAGGCGCTCCTTCTACCGATGAAGTAGCCCGGATCAAAACTCTTGCCGAAGACATAAAGGCATCGTATCTATTGCTGCAGGAGCGCTTCAAACTGCGGGAGGAATCGATACGGGCGCTCGGGCCGAAGGCATTGGAGCGGCATCAGGCGATGGTCGCTCGCTATATCAAAGGCATTGAAGACTATCTCGGCGCGGTCGATGCCCTTTCGCCGGACAGCGCCGTCACGCACGGACAGCTCGACAACCTTATAGCACTTCTCGATCGGATCGTCAAAAAAAAGAAACAGCCTTTGCTGGGTGCGCTTCCGTACAAGAACACCAATTACCCGTCGAATGTGCCGAGTGCAGCCCCTCCTATACAGCCTGCGTATAAGGGCGGCAACAGGTCGATCAGTCCTGATGACCTGAAAGATACGGCCGAGGCGCCGCTCTCGGCCGAGATCGCGACGCTCGCCCAATCGCTGAACTGGAATCCGGTCTCGATCTACGAGTGGGTAAAGAATACGGTCGACACGGAATGGTACTGGGGCTGCATGAAGGGCGCGGAAGAGACATTGCGCCAGAAGAGCGGCAATGACTGCGACCAGGCTGCCTTGCTGGTCGCCTTGCTCCGGGCTTCCGGCTTCCCCTCGCGCTATGTGAGAGGGACCATCGAATTCTACCCTGACATCGAAAGCGTTAAGAACCTCACCGGCATCGATGATCCGGCAGTGATAGCGGAGTTCTTCCAGAAGACCGGCATTCCCTTCACTCCTGTCATTGCAGGAGGGAGAATCGCCAACTTCCAGGTAGAGCATATATGGGTCGAGAGCCATATCCCCTATGCCAATTACCGGGGTGCTCTTATTGATGATCATGGAAAAGCGTGGCTCGGCCTTGATACGAGCATAAAAGCAGCCGGATACACGTACAACAGTCCTGCTGCCATCCCGCCGGATATTTCCCTGGCAGAAATACGGGAGGGTTATCTGGGCTCGTCGCAGACACTGACGCCGCTCGAATACACGAGAGCGTATCTCATTGAACGCCTTTCAGCCTCGCATCCGGACATTACCTACAACGATCTGTTATGGACGAGAAGCCTCGTCCCGGAAGTGATGAATATCATTCCGGCAAGCATGCAGTTCAACCAGAAAAAGATAACCCACGAATACACCGCACTGCCTGAGGAGATAAAACATCGGGTAAAGGTTACTGCCCAAGCTGCGGGCAATGAGCTCTTCAGTATCACCCTCGATGCCCACGCGCTTTCGAATAGAAAGATCGTGCTGACCTACGAACCCGAATCGAGCGAAGATCATGAAATCATCAATGCCTATGGAGGCCTGGACAATACCCCCTCCTATCTCGTCCGGCTGCGGCCGGTGCTGAAAGTCGAGGATGAGCGGCTGATCGTCGGCAGGGACGGCCTGCCGATGGGCGCTGACTACGATCTTACGATCGAGCTGGTGTCGCCGAACGGCGTGGAGCGGATTGCCAATACCTACATAGCGGGTAACCTCTCGGTCATCGGGTTCGTAGCGCAGAAGGCAGTGGCGCCGGCTGAAATGGCTGCCGAGGAGAAAAATGCGGAGCGCCTCATGTACGAAGAGGCGCTGCGGTACATCGACCGCTGGAACCAATCGGAGGACGAGCTCGCCTCGCTGCTGCACCTCGTGCTGGCGAGGCCGGCGCCGACCGTCGCGGTCGTCGGAGGTGTGGTCGATGTTACCTACCTGCTCGATACGCCGCACGGATTCGAGTGGAAGGGCGTCTCGATCGACGCGGCGCTCCGCGCCGCATCTCCGCTTGCCCGCCGGCTCCTGCGAGATCGCGATGCTCGACACCGGCTGTTTATGCAACTCTCCGCGCTCCAGGGATCGGCGCTCGAACATAGCATCTTCCAAGACGACTTCCAGGTCGAGTCGATATCGACCGCGAAACTTTTCGGCATAGCGCAGGACACGCAGCCCTCGGCGCCGCTCATAACCATCACTTCGACAAATATCGCTGCGGTACTGCCGACGTTCCCCTTTGACGAAAACATAAAAGATGATATCAGGAACGCCGTCAATCAGCGCCTCGTCGTGCACATTCCTCAATCAGCGCTCGTGTATGAGGACTGGTCCGGGACCGGATACATCAAAGAGAACCCCGAGACGGGCGAAGCAGGATACATGCTCAGCGGCATGCTCGCGGGCGGCATGACCGCATGGGGACTGGATAGGTGGCCCGAGTATTATGCCGAGCGGCTCAGTAATCCCTACTCGGAGCCGGCGAGCTACGATCCGTATTCGGCATATTACATTCAGAAAATAACCGAGACCGACCTGCAGAAAGGAACGGTCGGTGAACCGCTCTCGACTGATCTGCAGGTGGTGGTCTTCACCAAGAAGATGCAGCCTTTGAAAGGGGTCGATGTCATTTTCACTGTCAAGGCTGGCGGCGGGAAGTTCAGTAACGGCCTGACCACCATGATAGTGAAGACGGACTACAGGGGAGTAGCTTCTGCTCAGTTGACCCTCGGTGAGAAGACTTCTGCAAACCCTACGTACTGGCGCGAGCCGGGGAATATCTACAGTCAGCAGATAGGAGAGAATATCGTCAGCGCTGCGGTGCTCTCTTCAGGAACCCCTATAGAGAAGCCTTTTACCGCCTATGCATTTCCGAAAAAGCCCTATACATTGAAATCGGCGCATGGTGACGGTGTGGCGGGTTACATCCTTACGTTCTCCGGATTTGTAGCAACCTCCGTTGAGGATGCGTATGGAAACCCGGTAGCGAATATCCCTGTGCAGTTCGAGATGCTTTCGGCCCTCGATCAATCCGGATGTGACAACCCTAATCAGGATACGAGGCAGGGGGTATTGGTGGAAACAGGCGACCCTTGCATAGAGAGTGCGCCGACAATAGGCCAATGCGCTACCCAAAACTCAGCTATCGAAGAGGTGACGGACAGCACCGGGAGCGCTGCGGTACAGGTAATCCTGGGAGCAATTCCCGGCGCGCACTATCCGATCAGAGCGACGTATGGAGCACAGAGCAGGACATTCACTCACACTACGTACAACTTCGGCAACTGCTGGGGGACTGCCGATCCCTCGTCGGCACTCCTCGTCCAGTACGTCTATCCTGCCGATCAGTACGGCAATAACATCGATGCCGCAAAAGTGGGGACCGAGATACCTGTAATGGCAAAGATCAACTTCATCAATGAGAACGAGACCACGAAAGAGATACTCGTTAGATGCGGGGAGGACGTATTTGTCTGCAATAAAATCGTCGGCAGCAGGACCTATGACACAGTGACGGAGTTCACTGCGGCTTCGGTGACCTTCAGCGGACAACCGGGAGCGCCGGCAGGAGGCGGGGTATACAAGGGGACCTATACGCTTGCTCCCGGCAAGAACGAGATCGTTATAGACGCGAGCGCTGCCATAGAGGTCACCAGAACGCTTGTATGCCCGAGCTGCAAGGAGGCGACACTGCTCAATACCCAGAGCAGCAGTATTACCATGGAAGTCTATGGGGTGGATATGCAGGTCGATCCTTTACCCACTATTCTCACCGACGAAAGCGGGCATACGCAAAGAGATATTACCATAGACTACACCGTAAGTCCGGCGGACTACCAGGCATTAGCCGCTTTCGTGATTATTTCAAAGGATGGAGACCCGACAGCCTTTATTCCTATGAAAACAGCCTGGGGTGATACCGGAGGAAAAGACACCGCAACGCTCTCAAAGGGGTTCTGGTTTGACGCAAACAGCACGTATGAGGTGGAAGTTGTTCTCAATCCGGGGACGGGAGTCGAAATCAGGAGTGAAAAGAGGAAGATATCCGTTGCTGAAGTAACGGTATCGGACGATACCGGCAAGACCATCAAGCCTAAAGATGGAGATGAGGTAAGGTTTGGAGACGGCAATAGGGCTGCAAAGAGATATTACCTGGACCTGAAGTCAGCAGTTCTTGCAGAGTCCTGCGATAAGCTCACCGGCAGGATACGAGTAGTGGATAAGAACGGAGAAATAATCGCCGCTCCCGGGCCTGATTACTCTCCAAGTGAGTACGAGCTTGATTTTTCCTTATCAGACGGTAAGTGCATAGTAAAGGTGAAGGATGCAGGTGAGGCAAAGCAAAGATTTATCATATCCAATCTGCCGAAGGCTGCGCTCGTAGATAGACCGGCAGATTTCACCGATATTGCCGTCTTGTATGGAGGCATAGGCAATAAGCTCGAGATAGAGATAGAGGGAGCCAGAAGAGGGATTCCGATAGAACCGGTGGGCGTGATCGTGATCGGTGTAGACGGGCTGAGACAGGATGTGCTGTATCCGCCGGACCGGCAGGACGTGAACGACCCTTATGGCAACTACTATGTAGACCCTGCCGGTCTGCCCGGACTCGGACAATTGCTCGTAGGCAGTCCGCAGGACCCTGCAACCCAGCAGTACATTATGCTGCCGAAGGTGACGGCGATATTCCCCTCGATCACGCTTGCAAGCTGGGCCTCGATATTCACCGGGAAGATGCCCAGGGAGACGGGGATACTCGGCAATGAGTTCTTTGCGAGAGATTTAAACTTCAGTGTGCCTCAAAGGTTCAACAATCCTGCAGGAATCGTTTCGTTTGACGGCGGAGCGTTCAGAGGGTACAGCAGTATCCTCCCGTTCTCGTCTGATTTTTTTATCCCGTATCAGAGCGACTGGCGCGTATCGGCATCTGCCAGCGGCACACCGCAAAACGATGTGAATATTCTGAAACCCAAAACGCTCTTCGAGAGTATAAATGAAATACCGGAAGTGAGGAAATATTTCAGCGACAAAGGGGGTGACCCGGTCGTCGTCGCAAGTTCCCATTATGCAAGGGGAGCGCACTGGCTTACATGGGATATAGAATTTCGATTGGGGGAATCGGAGCTCCTGGATCAGGCGAGCTGGGATAAGCTCGACGACTATTTGACGGGAAAGTATAGGGATGGAGTATTTGGACTACTGGGGAGAAACAAGGTCCCGTTTTCAGCGCTTACCGTCTGGTATATCCCGGGGCTGGACCATAAGGCGCATTTCTTCGGCCTGGATGGATACAGGAGTTATTTCATAAGCAACACGGATATGTACATCAAGAAGATGGTGGCAAGGCTCAAGGAGCTGGATGAATTTGACAACAAGATATTCATCATCGTCGCGGACCATGGGCATACGGCAATGCCGACTAATATGACCTATAGAGATAGAAACTGGCTGGGAGTTACAGTGGTTAAACCGGCAGAGATATCCTGTAAGCTGAAGCTAAATTTGGCCGATCCATTAAATCCTGAGGATTATACGAGTGCTCAAAAAGCTGAACTTGCCAATAATAATCTCCATATATGGGAGTTGGCGGAGATGTTGAAATCTATTGGTGAGCTTGGATTAGCACCGTATAAGGTTTTAGCACCAAAAGAGATAGCGGACTTATATAAGGTAAAAGATAGAGTAACAGGCAAAGTAATCAAGCTCCCATATGGAGCAGCGGAGAGAAGTGATGAGGCTGACTTAATCGTAGGACTGAATGGTCCGATGGCCCATGTGTATGTGACCAATAAGAGCAAATTGGGTAATATTGCAGAATTATTAAGACTTGCGTTATCAGGGCACTATCCAGCAGAAGCTTTAAAATGGTGGGATATGGATGGTCTTGATTACTTGGATTTAAAAGAGACTGCGGTAGGGAGATTGAAAGCCTCAAGCGACAAAATACTTGTCCGTGTCTCAGGCGATTACTGCGTTTTTGGTGGAGTAAACGATGATGGCAGCCCTAAATGCGCCAGTGTCGATCCATTTGTTTCTTCAGAATATGTAAATGCATGGGAAAGGACAAATGGGATGAATCATACACAAAGGAGTGGAGATATAGTTCTCGTAATGAAAGATGATATGGGTGACATCAATCAACGCTATACTACCGGAGTGGCCTGTAAATCCTGGCATGGAAGTTTGAATCGTAGTGATTCTTATGTGCCATTCATATTCGCATATCCAGGAGGGAGTAAATTAGAGATAGATAAAATTTTACAGAAAGATACCTTATGCAGGACTGGGTATAGTAACTGCAAAGGCAATTGGAATCTGACTGACATAGTCAATGAGACAATTTCTGCACAGTACCAACAGGAGGATTGACATGAGGAAGAACTTAGCAATAATACTATTACTATTCCCTGTTTTGAGCTTTTCTCAAGAGTTAGCGACATTCTTGATACTTAATGATATAGGTGCATATAAATATAGACCTAAAAGGACGGGTGAAATGTATGGCAGCAGTGGTACTCTGATACCAACAGGTCATTTTGATTCAGACCATAATGATACTACGTACAAGACGAGATATGTGCATCCTGTAACAATCTTGGGTGTTGACGTTCAGGTCACCCAACATGCGGGCAGCGATTCGGATAAATGGCTGCTGCATGAGGTGGAGCGGGTATTTAGGAACTACTATGGGATGCCCGGAGATAGCTATGTCATAAGGCAGATAAACGGCAATAGCATAATGGCTGCAGGTACAGGAGGATGGCGCTATGTGTGGCTGAGTGGCAATAAGGTGGTGAACATACAATACACCGATCTTCAGATGAGCAAGTCTGAACCGCTCGAAGTTGTGCAAGCATATCTGACAAAGCACCCATCAACACTTCCTGTCATGTCCTCCTCTGATTTAAGAACACCTGAAAACAAGGCCAAATGGATCAAAGACGAGATGGAACGGAGGTTGTGGCTCTGTGACAAGTGGAGCATGCAGTATCAGCTAGGTAAGGTAACGCAGAGTGACATGATCAGAGAACTGGTCGAGCACATGACAGTCTTTCTGGACTACCGGGACAGATACTACGGCATCAAGGCAGATGATGAGAAGATGGCTCTTTCAAACTATCTGCTTCAGAACAACGGCACAGCTATCAGGAACAGGCTTTCAGAATACAAGACGTGGTGGGGCGCAAACAAGGGGAGGGTAATCAGCCTGCCGTAGAATAAGTATGCAATGAGGAAGAGAGGATGGCAACTGTATAGAGCGATCAAGTGGCTGACGACTGCTATAACAGGTGAAAGGTATGAACAAAAAGAAGAGTGATAAGAGATTCTGGACAATTTTGGTTTTGTTGCTGATAAGTGGAGGGAGTTTGTTTTTTTCAGCAACAGGAGTGTTTTCAGGATACTCCTCTGCCGCTGCTGCATCCCTCGACATCATCCAGCTCCTTAAGATTTCTCCGCAGGACCAGCGGGCGATTATCAAGACGGCTGACGGACAGATGCAGATCATCAAGGTCGGTGATTCGCTCGGAGAGGACGGCAAGGTGGTTGAGATTGTGCAGGGAAGAGTCGTTATCGAAGAGCAGACAGAGCAGGGCGTCGAGACGGTAATTATCCGGCTCGAAGGCGGGAAACAGAAGATCGAGCGCGTACGAAAGGCGCCTGAAAAGCAGCAGGCGCTGCATGCGCCGACAATCAAGAAAAGCAAAGAATGACAACGTCGTTGCTGATTGATAGAACAGGGCTGTACGCGGAGCGATCAGGGAGTTACTTGCTTTTATGCATTAATCATCGCTATTAACTGAATACATTATTCCGAGGGGGAAGAACAATGCTGGGAGAATTCTTCAGGAGCGTCGGCCGGCTGAAATTACTGTATTGTATCATGGTCGTGAGCCTCTTCTTGTCCCTCCCCAAACGCTCTTACCCCCAGGACTTTACCGCCCAGACCCTCGGCGATTACGGCAGCATTACCGTTATGGAAGTAACGGGCAATTACGATGCATTGAAGCCCGACGGCACTCTCCATAATGTCCCTCGCGAAATCATCGCAAAAGAGTTCTTCAGAACGCATAAAGATGAGTACGATTTTCTCATCATCTTCTCCAACTTCGATTTCAAAATGCCGGAGGCAGAGGCTGAGGCCTTCTATCTCGGCGTCAAAAACGATACCCGGGGAATAGGAAAGCCGCTCTTCGATTACACGCAGTCGACAGGGAGTAACGGAAAGCTTCAGGGCATCGTTGACATGGGGTATACCGCCAAACTGGTGATGGATCCCCTGAATCCCGGATTCGAAGAAACACTCTATATTCTCGACCATGAGCTGCTGCACCGGTGGGGAGCATACGTGAAATTCAGGGATGCGAACGGCGCGATCAGCACCGCGCTGCTCGGCAGGGATGGAGCGCACTGGAGCTATCTGCTCGATTCGTACGGCTCGGTGCTTTACGGTAACCAATGGCAGAACAACAACGACGGGTCCTTCACCTCGACTGCTGCACGAAAGTATTATAGTCCCCTCGATCTTTACTTGATGGGCTTCACTGATAAGTCGCAGGTTCCGCCCATGCTGCTTATCGAGAGCCCGCATATCGACCCTACGCAATTGCCGAAGGTCGGCAGTACTATCACGGGCACGCCGCGCTACGTTACCATCGACGATATTATCGCGGCTGAGGGCGAAAGGATCCCCGGCGTTTCGGAGTCGCAGCAGTCCTTCAGTGCGGCATTCATATTCATTACGACGCCCGGCACCTATACCGGCGATGAGCTGTACGGTCTTGAGACGGTACGGGATGGATGGCAGACGAGGTTTTCTATTGTCACGGACGGCAGAGGGCTTGTTCAGGTAGCGGTCAAACCGAAGGATGATACACCGACCAATCCTGGCGTTATACCGCCTCCTGCGAATCCCCGGACCCTGCCGCCGAGCATCAATGACGGTGTCACATGGCTGGTCAACAGTCAGCAGGCCGACGGCAGCTGGATGGACCTCACGCAGACACGAGAGCGCGATACTGCGGAAGTTGTGTTTGCGCTGCGGAGCTTTGGTGCAGCGGAGCCGAGCTATACGACGGGGCTCCAGTGGCTCAGCGGGATAAACCCGGTGAATATCGATTATCTCTCGCGGAAGATTGCGGCACTCTCAGTCTCGGGACAGGACGTAGGTACGCTCGTGAGCGATCTGCTCTCCCGGCAGAATGCTGATGGAGGGTGGGGCAGCGGCAAAGCTTACATGAGCAATACGCCTGACACTGCCCTGGCGTTGAAGACGCTGGCTGCTGTCGGGTACACGGATCAATCTGTCATTTCCAAGACCATCGACTATCTTAAAACCCGGCAGAACGCTGACGGAGGATGGGGAAGCGATGACGGGAGCAGCACTATCGAGGTCACGGCAAACGTGCTCTCGGCATTCAGCCGATACCGGAATGCATACCAGCTGCAGGACTCTATAGCCCCGGCTATTGCATCGATTATGCAAAAGCAAAACCCCGACGGCGGCTTTGGAAACAGCCCGAGCACTATCTACGATTCAGCGCGAGCGGTCTTGATTCTGAAAGAGTTCGATGCGCCTGGAGAGAGCACGGACAAGGCACTTGCCTATATTCTTGCCCACCAATCGGAGAATGGAAGCTGGTATGAGAGCCCGTACCAGACAGCGCTCGCTGTAAACGCGGTATGGAAAGCGACCGTTGATCCCGATCTGGCGATCAAGAACAGCGATATCACATTCACTCCCTCTACGGTCACGAGCCTTCCGGCAACCGTTACGGTTACGGCGACCATAGCGAATACTGGGCGTACCGACGTGCCCCAGGCAACAATCGTGCTCTATGAGGGGACGCCTGCCCAATCGAGCAAGGCAGGAGAGCAGACCGTTGCCGTCGCCGGTCAGTCAACGGCGGTCGTAACGTTCCCCGTTACTATCAGAGATGGCAATGAGCATTGGTTTTTCATTGCACTTGACCCTGATAATCTCGTGAAAGAGTCAAACGAGGCGAACAATGCGGCTTTAAATATCATCAACCCTGAGGCGACGTATGATTTCGAGATACACTCTTCCGATGTTACGGTCTCTCAGAACCCCGTGGATATCTATCAGAATGTAGCGATTACCTCAAAGATAACCAACAGGGGCACCATGAATGCCTACAATGTCCAGGTGAAATATTACCTTGACGAGCCTGGAGCGCCTTTTGAAATCGCGACGCAGACGGTACAGATTCCTGCAAACACCACTATAAGTAATGAAGTTATCTGGAAAGCAGATAAAGCGGGCACGGACCTCCCTCTTATTGTTCTCGCCGATCCCTTCGATACGTTTACCGAGCTTTCGGAGGCCAATAATAGAGCAACAACCTCGCTCACCGTGAACGGCTCGACCGATCCCAACCTGGCCATATCGTACAAGGATATCGTCATTACGCCCAGTCCGGCGAACGACCGCGGAAACGCAATCATCTCAGCCGTTGTAAAAAACAATGGTTTTTCTGCAGCGTCCAATATAGCGGTGAGCTTCTATAAAGGCGTGCCGGGGGCGGATGGCATCCTTATCGGCACGCGAACAATCCTCTCTCTCGGTCCCGGCGAAAGTGCAGCGGCTTCCGTAGATTGGTTGAATATCCAGGGTTCGGGCGAGAGGATTATCTATGTCCAGGTCGACCCCGCTCACCAGATAACTGAGGTAAGTGAGGATGACAACGATGCATTTGTAACTCTGGCGATTCGCAGCCTGCCTGACCTTGCCGTATCGTCCAACGCATTAGTACTTACCCCTGCCACGCCGAAAGAGGGGGATTCCGTCTCGATCAACGTTACTGTCCAGAACAGGGGAGAGCAGGGCGCCGCGAACGTGCTGCTCAGGATGAGCGAGGGAGGCACGGTGATCGGCTCTCAGATCATATCCTCGATTGCAGGCAATTCCCAGGCTGCGGTGCCGTTCACCTATGCTACTGCAGGGAAGAAAGGATCTCATCAGATAACGGTCGTCGTCGATCCTGATAGTGCCATCATGGAACAAAGCAAGGAAAACAACAGCGCCTCGCGAAGCTTCGGCGTGCAGGATGCGAATCTCTGGCTCACTGAACGCTATATCTCTCCGAATGGCGATGGAATAAAAGACAATACGCAGTTCTCCTTCAGGCTGGATGTGGCGCAGACCGTGCAGATCGTCCTTATCGATGAGAAGGGAGCAGCGGTAAGGACCTTCAGCGGCATCGATTTCGAAAATACCACCGGGGGAATGATCACCTGGGACGGCCTGAATGATGAAGGGACGGTAGTTGATGACGGCGATTATCAGATCCAGGTGGTCGACACAAATGGAAGAACACTCGGCAGCCTGCTCATCACCGTTGATACTAACCGATCACCGCTGGCAGAGGCGATAAGCACCAGGTACCTACTCAACAGCAATCTCACCTGCATGCTGCCTCAAATATACAATAGCCAGTGGGCATGGTTTCCGGATGAAAGCGGGATTCTCTTCA
Encoded proteins:
- a CDS encoding alkaline phosphatase family protein, yielding MKVKDILCVLLYPSGALLFILSLLSLPAVASEVDLERDLQSILEVSRSSAVKALEAVQSGAPSTDEVARIKTLAEDIKASYLLLQERFKLREESIRALGPKALERHQAMVARYIKGIEDYLGAVDALSPDSAVTHGQLDNLIALLDRIVKKKKQPLLGALPYKNTNYPSNVPSAAPPIQPAYKGGNRSISPDDLKDTAEAPLSAEIATLAQSLNWNPVSIYEWVKNTVDTEWYWGCMKGAEETLRQKSGNDCDQAALLVALLRASGFPSRYVRGTIEFYPDIESVKNLTGIDDPAVIAEFFQKTGIPFTPVIAGGRIANFQVEHIWVESHIPYANYRGALIDDHGKAWLGLDTSIKAAGYTYNSPAAIPPDISLAEIREGYLGSSQTLTPLEYTRAYLIERLSASHPDITYNDLLWTRSLVPEVMNIIPASMQFNQKKITHEYTALPEEIKHRVKVTAQAAGNELFSITLDAHALSNRKIVLTYEPESSEDHEIINAYGGLDNTPSYLVRLRPVLKVEDERLIVGRDGLPMGADYDLTIELVSPNGVERIANTYIAGNLSVIGFVAQKAVAPAEMAAEEKNAERLMYEEALRYIDRWNQSEDELASLLHLVLARPAPTVAVVGGVVDVTYLLDTPHGFEWKGVSIDAALRAASPLARRLLRDRDARHRLFMQLSALQGSALEHSIFQDDFQVESISTAKLFGIAQDTQPSAPLITITSTNIAAVLPTFPFDENIKDDIRNAVNQRLVVHIPQSALVYEDWSGTGYIKENPETGEAGYMLSGMLAGGMTAWGLDRWPEYYAERLSNPYSEPASYDPYSAYYIQKITETDLQKGTVGEPLSTDLQVVVFTKKMQPLKGVDVIFTVKAGGGKFSNGLTTMIVKTDYRGVASAQLTLGEKTSANPTYWREPGNIYSQQIGENIVSAAVLSSGTPIEKPFTAYAFPKKPYTLKSAHGDGVAGYILTFSGFVATSVEDAYGNPVANIPVQFEMLSALDQSGCDNPNQDTRQGVLVETGDPCIESAPTIGQCATQNSAIEEVTDSTGSAAVQVILGAIPGAHYPIRATYGAQSRTFTHTTYNFGNCWGTADPSSALLVQYVYPADQYGNNIDAAKVGTEIPVMAKINFINENETTKEILVRCGEDVFVCNKIVGSRTYDTVTEFTAASVTFSGQPGAPAGGGVYKGTYTLAPGKNEIVIDASAAIEVTRTLVCPSCKEATLLNTQSSSITMEVYGVDMQVDPLPTILTDESGHTQRDITIDYTVSPADYQALAAFVIISKDGDPTAFIPMKTAWGDTGGKDTATLSKGFWFDANSTYEVEVVLNPGTGVEIRSEKRKISVAEVTVSDDTGKTIKPKDGDEVRFGDGNRAAKRYYLDLKSAVLAESCDKLTGRIRVVDKNGEIIAAPGPDYSPSEYELDFSLSDGKCIVKVKDAGEAKQRFIISNLPKAALVDRPADFTDIAVLYGGIGNKLEIEIEGARRGIPIEPVGVIVIGVDGLRQDVLYPPDRQDVNDPYGNYYVDPAGLPGLGQLLVGSPQDPATQQYIMLPKVTAIFPSITLASWASIFTGKMPRETGILGNEFFARDLNFSVPQRFNNPAGIVSFDGGAFRGYSSILPFSSDFFIPYQSDWRVSASASGTPQNDVNILKPKTLFESINEIPEVRKYFSDKGGDPVVVASSHYARGAHWLTWDIEFRLGESELLDQASWDKLDDYLTGKYRDGVFGLLGRNKVPFSALTVWYIPGLDHKAHFFGLDGYRSYFISNTDMYIKKMVARLKELDEFDNKIFIIVADHGHTAMPTNMTYRDRNWLGVTVVKPAEISCKLKLNLADPLNPEDYTSAQKAELANNNLHIWELAEMLKSIGELGLAPYKVLAPKEIADLYKVKDRVTGKVIKLPYGAAERSDEADLIVGLNGPMAHVYVTNKSKLGNIAELLRLALSGHYPAEALKWWDMDGLDYLDLKETAVGRLKASSDKILVRVSGDYCVFGGVNDDGSPKCASVDPFVSSEYVNAWERTNGMNHTQRSGDIVLVMKDDMGDINQRYTTGVACKSWHGSLNRSDSYVPFIFAYPGGSKLEIDKILQKDTLCRTGYSNCKGNWNLTDIVNETISAQYQQED